In Rhodococcus sp. OK302, one genomic interval encodes:
- a CDS encoding DUF5996 family protein: MIASSTSEDWPALRVDEWADTRSTLHMWVQIIGKIRLACSPLVNHWWQVTMYVTPRGLTTSSIPYGGRVFDIEFDFCDHRLRIRDSSGASHGFSLEPQSVATFYAQTMEALRALGISVDIQRTPNEVDPAVPFPDDHAHCAYDARAVHLFWRQLVQADRVIAGFRAGFIGKVSPVHFFWGAMDLACTRFSGRTAPPHPGGAPNCGDWVMVEGYSHELSSCGFWPGGGDEGAFYSYCYPTPDGFKDSSVEPSAAFYSDNFGQFLLPYEAVRTSADPDATLTAFLKTTYRAAAELGHWDSAALECDPNRWASRR, from the coding sequence ATGATTGCATCCAGCACTTCGGAGGATTGGCCCGCACTACGAGTGGACGAATGGGCCGATACCCGCAGCACACTGCACATGTGGGTGCAGATCATCGGCAAGATTCGGCTTGCATGCTCACCGTTGGTCAATCACTGGTGGCAGGTAACGATGTACGTCACGCCTCGAGGACTGACGACCTCATCCATCCCGTACGGCGGCCGCGTTTTCGACATCGAGTTCGACTTCTGCGATCACCGGTTACGAATCCGCGACAGTTCCGGGGCGTCACACGGATTCTCACTCGAACCTCAATCCGTTGCGACGTTCTATGCACAAACGATGGAAGCGCTTCGAGCCCTGGGCATTTCGGTCGACATTCAACGAACGCCGAATGAAGTCGATCCGGCTGTTCCGTTCCCTGACGATCACGCGCACTGCGCCTACGACGCCCGAGCAGTCCACCTGTTCTGGCGGCAACTCGTTCAAGCGGACCGCGTCATCGCAGGCTTCCGTGCGGGATTCATCGGAAAAGTATCGCCGGTGCACTTCTTCTGGGGCGCGATGGACCTCGCGTGTACGCGATTCTCCGGACGCACCGCGCCACCGCATCCGGGAGGCGCCCCCAACTGCGGCGACTGGGTGATGGTGGAGGGGTATTCCCACGAGCTGAGCAGCTGCGGCTTCTGGCCGGGTGGTGGCGACGAGGGAGCGTTCTATTCGTACTGCTATCCCACGCCCGATGGGTTCAAAGATTCCAGCGTTGAGCCGTCGGCGGCGTTCTACAGCGACAACTTCGGCCAATTTCTGCTGCCGTACGAAGCCGTCCGTACCTCAGCAGACCCGGACGCGACACTCACGGCGTTCTTGAAAACCACGTACCGCGCCGCCGCTGAGTTGGGGCACTGGGACAGTGCTGCGTTGGAGTGCGACCCGAATCGTTGGGCATCTCGGCGATAG
- a CDS encoding aminotransferase family protein, producing the protein MMASALWHGFADMGAVEKNGAFVVSRGEGAYIWDSQDNRYLDATAGLWFTNVGHGRTEIADAVAAQLSKIAHYSNFGDFVPETTQALAERLAEIAPVPGSKIFFTSGGSDSIDTAAKLARRYWHEVGQPDKNIIVGREKAYHGMHVAGTALAGIPVNREGYGELMADAATVSWDDAKSLLALIEKVGADKIAAFFAEPIIGAGGIYLPPDGYLAEVRDICREHDILFVVDEVVTGFGRIGGEWFASTRFDLQPDMMTTAKGLTSGYVPMGAVFIAPRVAEPFYNGAWWRHGYTYGGHAGAAAAAMANLDILERENLLAESKRLEASLHTHLQPLAEHPRVAEVRSGLGAVAAVQLVDPAEALPFVKTLREHGISGRAAGQGAMQISPSFVMTDEQVADMAAGILAALG; encoded by the coding sequence ATGATGGCTTCGGCACTGTGGCACGGTTTCGCGGATATGGGCGCGGTAGAAAAGAACGGCGCATTTGTCGTCTCGCGCGGCGAGGGCGCATACATCTGGGACTCGCAGGACAATCGGTACCTGGACGCGACTGCCGGCCTATGGTTCACCAACGTGGGCCACGGCCGCACCGAAATCGCCGACGCCGTTGCCGCTCAGTTGTCGAAGATTGCGCACTACTCCAACTTCGGCGACTTTGTTCCCGAGACAACTCAGGCATTGGCGGAACGTCTTGCCGAGATCGCGCCGGTTCCCGGTAGCAAGATTTTCTTCACCTCAGGCGGTTCCGATTCCATCGATACTGCGGCGAAGTTGGCTCGCCGGTACTGGCATGAGGTAGGTCAGCCCGACAAGAACATCATCGTCGGTCGCGAGAAGGCTTACCACGGAATGCACGTTGCGGGAACGGCTCTCGCCGGTATTCCCGTCAACCGTGAAGGTTACGGCGAGCTGATGGCCGACGCCGCCACCGTGAGCTGGGACGACGCCAAGAGCCTGCTCGCGCTTATCGAGAAGGTCGGTGCCGACAAGATTGCGGCATTCTTCGCCGAGCCCATCATCGGTGCCGGTGGCATCTACCTTCCGCCGGACGGATACCTGGCCGAGGTTCGCGATATCTGCCGTGAGCACGACATCCTCTTTGTCGTCGACGAGGTTGTCACAGGCTTCGGCCGCATCGGCGGTGAGTGGTTCGCGTCCACCCGCTTCGATCTGCAGCCCGACATGATGACCACGGCAAAGGGTTTGACCTCCGGCTACGTTCCGATGGGCGCAGTGTTCATCGCTCCTCGCGTCGCCGAGCCGTTCTACAACGGCGCGTGGTGGCGTCACGGTTACACCTACGGCGGGCACGCCGGCGCGGCCGCTGCAGCGATGGCTAACCTCGACATCCTCGAGCGTGAGAATCTTCTCGCGGAGTCCAAGCGTCTCGAAGCGTCGTTGCACACGCACCTGCAGCCGCTGGCCGAGCACCCGCGGGTCGCTGAGGTCCGCAGTGGGCTCGGTGCCGTTGCAGCCGTTCAGCTCGTCGATCCAGCTGAGGCACTGCCGTTCGTGAAGACCCTGCGTGAGCACGGAATTTCGGGCCGCGCCGCGGGTCAGGGAGCTATGCAGATTTCCCCGAGCTTCGTGATGACGGACGAGCAGGTTGCCGACATGGCTGCCGGAATACTCGCCGCGCTCGGATAA
- a CDS encoding superoxide dismutase family protein gives MDIRRATVIAGVSLTALVAAGCGSNNSSTTETVTIETPPLSRETTNTAMPMPGMNGDVFQTPGTSSGEVDAFTYDAAAVPVGSSVDIESDENDGRTTVMFTAKGLAPNRDFGVHVHTRPCGPKPSDAGPHYQNNVDPAATPETPSSDPAYANPQNEVWLDVTTDAAGNAQSSSTVDWEFREDQAQSVVIHAQHTMTDPGKAGMAGDRLACIDEDF, from the coding sequence ATGGATATACGACGCGCAACTGTCATCGCCGGCGTCTCCCTGACCGCACTCGTCGCCGCCGGATGCGGTAGCAACAATTCGTCGACGACTGAGACCGTCACCATCGAAACGCCTCCCCTGTCTCGCGAAACGACCAACACCGCTATGCCGATGCCTGGAATGAATGGAGATGTCTTTCAAACACCCGGAACAAGCAGCGGAGAAGTCGACGCCTTTACCTACGACGCCGCCGCAGTGCCCGTGGGTTCGTCCGTGGACATCGAATCCGACGAGAACGACGGCCGCACGACCGTCATGTTCACCGCGAAGGGCCTCGCCCCCAACCGAGACTTCGGCGTACACGTCCATACGCGGCCATGCGGACCGAAACCGTCGGATGCAGGACCCCACTATCAAAACAATGTCGATCCGGCGGCCACGCCGGAAACTCCGTCGTCGGATCCGGCCTACGCCAATCCCCAGAATGAAGTCTGGCTCGACGTCACCACGGACGCTGCCGGAAATGCCCAATCATCGAGCACTGTCGACTGGGAATTCCGCGAAGATCAAGCTCAATCGGTCGTGATTCACGCGCAACACACCATGACCGACCCCGGCAAGGCTGGCATGGCCGGCGATCGTCTGGCCTGCATAGACGAGGACTTTTGA
- a CDS encoding WXG100-like domain-containing protein: protein MPPTTMDPQILLDAATDYSAIRSYTDDVIRWLATALDAHSACAGTDNAGTQWAADYDRIAIEAVAAGTNIANASGKLHDLLAATWVDFVNIERSNQNPAEPTESTPPQPLSTAVPTFKGSYGGEADTPDGWELISLQLEGRHWPDGNPDKLRALASVWQTASDCLRDANNATGNAWGTLEEFASDEVPHALAYLNGVYVSTRDVHEKYENLATVCKDWATTIVDARRRIVETIGTATVTDARAEAAIAAGVGVALDEVDIAVHTAIGALTAVESKLADVDRGLQPILDANPTTFNARIIESGGFWNFHKPPEFLPGFPDAKPVKY from the coding sequence ATGCCGCCCACCACGATGGACCCTCAGATCCTCCTCGACGCGGCCACGGATTACAGCGCGATCAGAAGCTACACCGACGACGTGATTCGTTGGCTTGCTACCGCACTCGACGCGCACTCGGCCTGCGCCGGAACTGACAACGCCGGCACACAATGGGCCGCGGACTACGACCGCATTGCAATCGAGGCCGTTGCAGCGGGAACGAACATCGCCAACGCGTCCGGGAAACTGCACGACCTACTCGCTGCGACATGGGTCGACTTCGTCAACATCGAGAGATCGAACCAGAACCCAGCCGAACCGACTGAAAGCACTCCCCCGCAGCCTCTTTCAACAGCCGTACCGACGTTCAAGGGCTCGTACGGCGGCGAGGCCGATACCCCCGACGGTTGGGAGTTGATCAGCCTGCAACTCGAGGGGCGCCACTGGCCTGACGGGAACCCTGACAAACTGCGAGCGCTCGCCTCCGTCTGGCAAACGGCTTCCGACTGTCTCCGCGATGCAAACAACGCAACGGGCAACGCCTGGGGCACCCTCGAAGAATTTGCCTCGGATGAGGTGCCACATGCCCTGGCATACCTGAATGGCGTCTACGTTTCCACTAGGGACGTCCACGAAAAGTATGAAAACCTGGCGACTGTGTGCAAAGACTGGGCCACGACGATCGTGGACGCCCGCCGGCGCATTGTCGAAACCATCGGGACAGCCACCGTCACCGATGCGCGCGCAGAAGCAGCGATTGCGGCCGGCGTTGGTGTTGCACTCGACGAAGTCGATATCGCCGTACACACTGCAATCGGCGCCTTGACCGCTGTCGAATCCAAGCTCGCAGATGTCGACCGCGGCCTCCAGCCAATTCTCGATGCCAACCCGACCACGTTCAACGCTCGGATCATCGAGTCCGGTGGGTTTTGGAATTTCCACAAGCCACCAGAATTTCTTCCGGGGTTTCCAGATGCGAAACCCGTCAAATATTGA
- a CDS encoding DUF2322 family protein encodes MTFADNLAALPAIDHLAAINVLDADGAIIDTVENKPGKSGSVKVYNHLAQVYGAITPEAAEAALAIFAEHTEDARANPGKHPNIDRLDQVLATGNTLGLQEVPAQQ; translated from the coding sequence ATGACTTTTGCCGACAATCTCGCTGCCCTGCCCGCCATCGATCACCTCGCCGCCATCAACGTGCTCGATGCCGACGGTGCAATTATCGACACCGTCGAGAACAAGCCCGGCAAGTCCGGTTCGGTGAAGGTCTACAACCATCTGGCGCAGGTCTACGGCGCGATCACCCCGGAGGCGGCAGAGGCCGCACTGGCCATCTTCGCCGAACATACCGAGGACGCGCGTGCGAACCCGGGCAAGCACCCCAACATCGATCGCCTCGATCAGGTTCTCGCCACCGGTAACACCCTCGGACTGCAGGAAGTTCCAGCTCAGCAGTAG
- a CDS encoding DUF7683 domain-containing protein: MWYLEAFDNNTNRLSKDYPLHDMTVEIVKDILGIDDNDSDLPVIARQSGVPLDKVLEFAKYIHEPIEIIENCEYEIGLFAD; encoded by the coding sequence ATGTGGTATCTCGAAGCTTTTGACAACAATACTAATCGATTATCCAAAGATTATCCTCTGCACGATATGACTGTCGAAATCGTGAAAGACATCCTGGGCATCGATGACAACGACTCCGATTTACCAGTCATAGCGCGTCAGAGTGGAGTTCCCCTCGACAAAGTCCTTGAGTTCGCGAAATATATTCACGAACCAATCGAGATTATCGAGAACTGCGAATATGAAATAGGCCTATTCGCTGACTGA
- a CDS encoding DUF7683 domain-containing protein — protein sequence MWYLQAYDNDTEQLVEDHLLHDMTDEIVKYVLGIDDSDFDLPVVARISDVPLDKVLAFENTSTNRPK from the coding sequence ATGTGGTATCTGCAAGCTTATGACAACGATACTGAGCAACTAGTCGAAGATCACCTCCTACACGATATGACCGACGAAATTGTAAAATACGTCCTCGGGATCGACGACAGCGACTTCGACTTGCCCGTCGTGGCGCGAATTAGTGACGTGCCACTCGACAAAGTGCTCGCGTTCGAAAATACATCCACGAACCGACCGAAGTAA
- a CDS encoding DUF7683 domain-containing protein translates to MWYLEAYDNDTELIVEDHLLHDMTVEIVKEILGIDDNDRELPISASKSGVPFDKVLDFEKYIREPIKVIPNCEYEIGFFAD, encoded by the coding sequence ATGTGGTATCTCGAAGCTTACGATAACGACACCGAATTGATAGTCGAAGATCATCTGCTACACGATATGACTGTCGAAATCGTGAAAGAAATACTCGGCATCGACGACAACGACCGCGAACTACCCATCTCGGCAAGCAAGAGTGGCGTACCCTTCGACAAAGTTCTCGATTTCGAAAAATATATCCGCGAACCGATCAAAGTAATCCCAAACTGTGAATACGAAATCGGCTTCTTCGCCGACTGA
- a CDS encoding carboxymuconolactone decarboxylase family protein: protein MSVDTLKNSLPEYAKDLKLNLSSIARTTVLNEQQLWGTLLATAAATKSATTLKEIAAEAADNLSAEAYNAALGAAAIMGMNNVFYRTKGYLDGKYDDLRAGLRMNIIGNPGVDKADFELWSLAVSAINGCNHCLEAHENTLRQEGVSREVIFEAIRAGSIVMGVAQAVEANEILSAAQV, encoded by the coding sequence ATGAGTGTCGACACTCTGAAGAACTCGCTCCCCGAGTACGCCAAGGACCTCAAGCTCAACCTGAGTTCCATTGCGCGCACCACAGTTCTGAACGAGCAGCAGCTGTGGGGCACACTCCTCGCAACAGCCGCTGCCACCAAGTCGGCAACCACGCTCAAGGAAATCGCGGCGGAGGCTGCAGACAACCTCTCAGCTGAGGCTTACAACGCAGCGCTCGGCGCAGCGGCGATCATGGGCATGAACAACGTCTTCTACCGCACCAAGGGCTACCTTGACGGTAAGTACGACGACCTTCGTGCGGGCCTGCGGATGAACATCATCGGCAACCCGGGCGTCGACAAGGCTGACTTCGAATTGTGGTCGCTCGCGGTTTCCGCGATCAACGGCTGCAACCATTGCCTCGAAGCTCACGAGAACACCCTCCGTCAGGAAGGCGTTTCCCGCGAGGTCATCTTCGAAGCGATCCGTGCCGGTTCCATCGTCATGGGTGTTGCTCAGGCTGTCGAAGCCAACGAAATCCTTTCTGCCGCACAGGTCTGA
- a CDS encoding peroxiredoxin, giving the protein MALLTIGDQFPAYNLKAVIGGDLSKVDAQQPDDYFTQITSDDYAGKWRVVFFWPKDFTFVCPTEIAAFGKLNDEFADRDAQVLGASVDNEFVHFQWRAQHDELKTLPFPMLSDLKRELAEATGVLNADGVADRATFIVDPNNEIQFVSVTAGSVGRNVDEVLRVLDALQSDELCACNWKKGDPTINVGELLTASV; this is encoded by the coding sequence ATGGCTCTGCTGACAATCGGCGACCAGTTCCCGGCATACAACCTGAAGGCCGTTATCGGCGGCGACCTTTCCAAGGTCGATGCGCAGCAGCCTGATGACTACTTCACACAGATCACCAGTGATGACTACGCCGGCAAGTGGCGCGTCGTTTTCTTCTGGCCCAAGGACTTCACGTTCGTGTGCCCCACCGAGATCGCAGCATTCGGCAAGCTGAACGACGAGTTCGCTGACCGCGACGCACAGGTTCTCGGCGCTTCCGTCGACAACGAGTTCGTGCACTTCCAGTGGCGTGCACAGCACGACGAGCTCAAGACGCTCCCCTTCCCGATGCTCTCGGACCTCAAGCGCGAGCTTGCCGAGGCCACCGGCGTCCTCAACGCTGACGGCGTTGCAGACCGCGCGACGTTCATCGTCGACCCCAACAACGAGATCCAGTTCGTCTCCGTCACAGCCGGTTCCGTCGGCCGTAACGTCGACGAGGTTCTCCGCGTTCTCGACGCTCTGCAGTCCGACGAGCTGTGCGCCTGCAACTGGAAGAAGGGCGACCCGACCATCAACGTCGGCGAGCTCCTCACCGCGAGCGTCTGA
- a CDS encoding Pr6Pr family membrane protein, whose amino-acid sequence MTTNTVDGASDRAASTPIVVRALRLAFAIYGITALLWIPIRNADGFSLTNYLSYFTIESNILAVILLLVGAVRDPQSRTWQSIRGAVTLYMVITGIVYAVLLANVDVMLKDAWINAALHRILPLVLFLDWVFLASRHKLSEVEALKWLAFPAAYGIYSLIRGPIVDWYPYPFLDPRQQGYLSLVIGMVVLAVAMALMALAVNAVGRLGAKWRYRDDETVLAAH is encoded by the coding sequence GTGACGACAAACACCGTTGATGGGGCATCCGACAGGGCAGCGTCGACGCCGATTGTTGTGCGTGCACTTCGACTGGCCTTCGCGATCTACGGCATCACGGCGCTGCTGTGGATTCCGATCCGCAACGCCGACGGGTTCTCGCTGACGAACTATCTGAGCTACTTCACCATCGAAAGCAATATTCTGGCGGTGATCCTCCTGCTCGTCGGAGCCGTTCGCGATCCACAGTCGCGGACCTGGCAGTCGATCAGAGGTGCAGTCACCCTCTACATGGTCATTACCGGCATCGTCTACGCAGTGCTGTTGGCAAACGTCGACGTGATGCTCAAGGACGCGTGGATCAATGCCGCGCTGCATCGAATACTGCCGTTGGTGCTGTTTCTCGACTGGGTCTTTTTGGCATCGCGTCACAAGTTGTCCGAAGTGGAGGCATTGAAATGGCTCGCATTTCCTGCCGCCTACGGGATTTACTCTTTGATTCGCGGACCCATCGTCGACTGGTATCCGTATCCTTTCCTCGACCCGAGGCAGCAGGGTTACCTGTCGCTGGTCATCGGAATGGTGGTGCTCGCCGTGGCTATGGCCCTGATGGCGTTGGCGGTCAACGCAGTTGGGCGTCTCGGTGCCAAGTGGCGGTATCGCGATGATGAGACGGTTCTCGCGGCACACTGA
- a CDS encoding LysR substrate-binding domain-containing protein → MADQTYQPSLSQLRAFVSVAEHRHFGTAAARLGVSQPTLSQALAALEAGLGVQLIERSTRRVLVTSDGQRLLGQAKVILEAAEGFVASAAGTGEHLAGPLRIGLIPTVAPYVLPTLLPALRESMPAVAPQVIEDQTARLLDALRSGALDVALLALPAGAPGLIEIPLYDEDFVLVVPTENELAGRTDLTAAVLDELPLLLLDDGHCLRDQTLDLCRSVDAHPLSGDTRATSLATIVQCVAGGLGVTLVPESAVLVESRRAELATATFTAPAPGRTIGLVFRSSSGRGVGFRQLADVVKSVAPGRQCIDATAVVTVANSA, encoded by the coding sequence ATGGCTGATCAGACTTATCAACCTTCCTTGTCACAGCTGCGTGCCTTCGTCTCAGTGGCCGAACATCGACACTTCGGCACCGCTGCAGCACGTTTGGGTGTGAGCCAACCCACACTGTCGCAGGCGCTGGCGGCGCTCGAAGCCGGACTCGGGGTGCAATTGATCGAGCGAAGTACTCGGCGCGTGCTCGTCACCAGCGACGGCCAGCGACTCCTGGGCCAGGCCAAGGTGATCCTGGAAGCCGCCGAAGGATTTGTTGCGAGCGCCGCCGGAACCGGGGAACACCTAGCCGGTCCGCTGCGCATCGGATTGATACCCACCGTCGCGCCCTACGTCTTGCCGACGCTCTTGCCGGCGTTACGTGAATCCATGCCCGCAGTCGCGCCTCAGGTCATCGAGGATCAAACAGCCAGATTGCTCGACGCACTGCGTTCCGGAGCTCTCGACGTGGCACTGCTTGCACTGCCGGCGGGCGCACCCGGACTGATCGAAATACCGCTCTACGACGAGGATTTTGTCCTTGTCGTTCCCACGGAGAATGAATTGGCGGGGCGTACGGATCTGACGGCCGCAGTCCTGGACGAGCTGCCTCTGCTGCTCCTCGACGACGGTCATTGCCTGCGCGATCAGACATTGGATCTGTGCCGCTCCGTCGACGCACATCCGCTGTCCGGGGATACCCGCGCAACGTCCCTGGCGACAATCGTTCAATGCGTTGCCGGTGGCCTGGGCGTTACCTTGGTCCCGGAATCGGCTGTGCTGGTGGAGAGTCGACGCGCTGAACTCGCTACCGCGACGTTTACTGCTCCCGCTCCAGGCCGCACCATCGGGCTGGTGTTCCGCTCGTCGAGCGGCCGCGGAGTGGGGTTCCGCCAGTTGGCGGATGTCGTGAAATCCGTTGCGCCGGGAAGGCAATGCATCGATGCCACGGCCGTTGTCACCGTGGCCAATTCTGCGTGA